In the genome of Acidobacteriota bacterium, the window GCGCCAGGACGTCGAGGCGGGCTCGTCGCTCGCCGAGGCGATGCGCAAGCACCCCAAGGCGTTCGACGACCTGTTCGTGAACATGGTCGCCGCCGGCGAGGCGGGCGGTATTCTCGACACGATCCTCCGCCGCCTCTCGACCTACATCGAGAAGGCCGTCAAGCTGAAGGGGCAGGTCAAGACGGCGCTCATCTACCCCGTCTCGGTCCTCCTCGTCGCCGCGATCGTCGTCTTCATCATTCTCTGGAAGGTCATCCCCACGTTCGCGGCCCTCTTTGCGTCCCTCGGCGCGGAGCTCCCGCTCCCGACGCGCCTCGTCATCAAGGCGTCCAACTTCGTCGCGAGCTACATCATCTTCATCATCGCGGGCATCGCGGCCATCATGTACGCCCTCAAGCGCTACTACGCGACCTACCGCGGCCGGCGCGTGATCGACGGCATCGTGCTCAAGCTGCCCGTCCTCGGCGACATCATGAAGAAGATCGCCGTCGCGCGGTTCTGTCGCACGCTGGCGACCCTCACGTCGTCGGGCGTCCCGATCCTCGACGGCCTCGAAATCACCGCGAAGACGGCCGGCAACGCGATCGTCGAGGACGCCATCATGGGCGTGCGCAAGTCGGTCGAGGCGGGCCGCACGATTGCCGAGCCGCTCGGCGAGACGAAGGTCTTCCCGTCGATGGTCGTCCAGATGATCGGCGTCGGCGAGCAGACGGGCGCGCTCGACGCGATGCTCAACAAGATCGCCGAGTTCTACGAGGAAGAGGTCGACAACGCGGTCAACGGCCTCATGAAGCTCATGGAGCCGATCATGATCGCGATCCTCGGCACGGTCATCGGAACGATCGTCGTCGCGATGTACATGCCGATGTTCGACCTGATCTCGAAGATCAACTGAACTAAAATCCCCGGGTGAGCTCCTCGCGGATGCGTGCGTTCGAGCCGCTGCACTCGATGCTGCGCGGCTTCGTCGTCCTCAGGGTCGTCGTCGTGTCGACGATCCTGCTGTCCGCGTTCCTGATCCAGTTCACGTTCTCGACGGCGCTGCCGCTCAACGACATCTACTACCTCGCGGCGTTCGCGTACTCGATCTCGATCGCCGCGGTCCTCTCCCTCGACAGGATCCCGCCCGAGGCGAACGCCGCGATCCAGCTCCTCGGCGACCTCGTCGTGATCACCGGCCTCGTCTACATCTCGGGCGGCGCCGACTCGAGCTTCTCGTTCCTCTACCTCGGCACCGTCGCGGCCGGGGCGATCCTGCTCGGCCGCCAGGGCGGCCTCGTCTCCGCGGGCCTCGCGTCGGTCTTCTACGCCGTCCTCGTCGACCTCATGTACTTCGGCGCGCTGAAGCCCGTTCCGTCCGCCGAGCGCACGCCGCACCTGTGGACGGCGGCCGGGCTCGTGGGCCAGGTCGCCCTTCACGCGGGCGCGTTCGTCGTGACGGCTCTTCTCGTCTCCTATTCCTCGAACAAGCTTCGCGAAACCCGTACGGACCTCGAACGCCGCAAGTCCGAGATCGCGCGGCTCCAGGCTCTCCACGGCTCGGTCCTCGGCTCCATGTCCTCCGGCGTCCTCACGACGGACCCGGACGGCCTCGTCACGTTCGCGAATCGCGCCGCCCAGGAGCTGCTCGGGGTGCCCTCGGTCGACCTCGTCGGCCGGCCCGTCCAGTCGCTCGGCCTCATCGGGGAGGCCGCATGGAGGCGGATCGCGGCCGCGGGCTCGGAGATCCTCCGCTTCGAGACGACCCGCCGCATCAAGGACCAGGACGCGTACTTCGGCGTGTCGTCGTCGGCCCTGCGCGACGGCTCGGGCTACACCGTCGGGCGCATCCTGATCTTCCAGAACGTCACGCACGTCAAGCGGCTCGAAGGCGAGGTGCGGCTCAAGGACAAGCTCGCGGCCGTCGGCGAGCTCGCGGCCGGAATCGCGCACGAGATCCGCAACCCGCTCGCATCCATCTCGGGCTCCGTCCAGGCGCTCCAGGGCTCGGTGCCGTCCGGCTCGCCGGAGCACCGCCTCATGAAGATCGTCGTTGCCGAGTCGCACCGCCTGAGCTCCATCCTCGAGGATTTCCTCCGGTACGTGAGGCCGAAGGAGCGCGCGGTCGAGCCCGTCGACGCGCCGGCCGCGCTCCGGGACGTCCTGACGCTCCTCGCGCACTCCGACGAGGTCTCCTCGCGCCACGCGATCGACGTGCGGACGGCGCCGGACTCGTTCGTCCTGTCCGCGGACCCCGGCCAGCTCCGGCAGATCTTCTGGAACGTCGCGCGCAACGCTCTCGCCGCCATGCCGGGCGGCGGCACGCTCACGGTGACCGCCACGCTCGAGGGCGCCGTCTGGAAGGTCTCGTTCGCCGACGAGGGGCACGGAATGACGGAAGACGAGCGCGGCCGCCTCTTCACTCCGTTCGCACACAGCTTCCCCGGCGGCACCGGCCTCGGCCTCGCGATCGTGCATCGGATCGTGGAGGAGCACGGCGGCACGATCGAGGTCGACTCGACACCCGGCCGCGGAGCGACCGTCGCCATCTCGCTCCCACGCAACGACGCGTCGACGGGCGCGCGACCCACGGAGACGGCGCTCGCCGCCGCGGAGGTCCCATGACGGCCGAAACCGGCCCCCATCTCCTCGTCGTCGACGACGAGGCCGGCATCCGGGAGATGCTCACGATCGTCTTCCAGAAGGAGGGCTACCGCGTCTCGGCGGCACGCGGCTGCGTCGAGGGGCTCGCTCTCCTCGACGGCGAGGCGCCCGACCTCGTCCTCACCGACCTCAAGATGCCCGACGGGACGGGCTTCGACATCCTCAAGAAGGTGCGCGAGTCCCACCGCGACACGCCGGTCGTCATGATCACGGCGTACTCGTCCACGAAGACCGCCGTCGACGCCCTCAAGCAGGGCGCGTACGACTACATCGCGAAGCCGTTCGACGTCGACGAGCTGAAGCACGTCGTCGCGCGGGCGCTCGAGCGCAAGCGCCTCGTCGAAGAAAACGTCGCGCTCAAGGAGCGCGCCGACGGGCGTGGCATGGGCCCCGTCGTCGGCGTCTCGCGGAAAATGCGCGCCCTCTTCGAGCTCGTGGCCCGCATCGGCAAGACGACGTCCACCGTCCTCATCACGGGCGACTCCGGCACGGGCAAGGAGCTCGTCGCGCGCGCGATCCACGTGGCGTCGGCGCGCGCCACGCGGCCCTTCATCTCGATCAACTGCGGCGCGATGCCCGAAAACCTCCTCGAGTCCGAGCTGTTCGGCCACGAACGCGGCGCGTTCACGGGCGCCGTCAAGGAGAAGAAGGGCCTCTTCCACGAGGCCGAGGGCGGCACGCTCTTCCTCGACGAGATCGGCGAGACGTCTCTCACGATGCAGGTCAAGCTCCTCCGGGCGCTGCAGGAGCGCGTCGTCCGCCGCGTGGGCGGAAACACGGAAGAGCCGATCGACGTCCGCATCATCTGCGCGACGAACAAGGACCTCCAGAAGAAGGTCGCCGAGGGCACGTTCCGCGAGGACCTCTACTACCGCATCAACGTGATCCCCGTCCTCCTGCCGCCGCTGCGCGAGCGGCGCGACGACATCCCGCACCTCGTACGGCACTTCCTGAGGAAGGTCTCCGTCGAGCAGGGCATCGCCGAGAAACGCATCACGACGGAGGCGATGCGGCTCCTCGAGGCGTACGCCTGGCCCGGCAACGTCCGCGAGCTCGAGAACCTCATCGAACGCACGGTCGCACTCGAGCCCGGCGACGTCATCACGACGGCCTCGCTTCCCGACACGTTCCTCCACCCCGCGGGCCTCCCGCCCGCGTCCTCGATGGAGGGATTCGACCTGCCGGCCGACGGCCTCGACCTCGAGGCGTACCTCGAGTGGCTCGGCAAGCGGCTGATGCAGCAGGCGCTCGAGAGGACGGGCGGTATCCAGATCCGGGCCGCGGAGCTGCTCCGGATGTCCGAGCGCTCGTTCCGGTACTACGCGAAGAAGTACGGGATCCGGCGCGAGGGCGAGGAGACGTCGGCGGCGCCGGAAGTCGTCGAGGAAATCGAGTCGTGAAGCGGCCGGCCCGTCTCGTCCTCGCGGGACTGCTTCTCGCGGCCATTGCCTGCGCGGCGGACCGCGGATCGACGGCGGCCGCGCCGCCCGCACCCTCGAAGGCCGCGGCGCCCGTCACGGGACCGCGCGTCGTGATGCCGAACGGCACGGTCGTCTCCGTCGAGCTCGCGCTCACGGACACGGAAAAGGCTCAGGGCCTCATGTTCCGCGAGTCGATGCCGAAGAACGCGGGGATGGTCTTCCCGTTCGAGGGACTCGAGATCCGGCCGTTCTGGATGAAGAACTGCCACTTCCCGCTGGACCTCGTCTATGCGACGAAGGACGGCACCGTCGTCGAGGTCATCAAGGCCCTCCCGCCGTGCCCGCCCGACCCCGCGCCGTGCCCGAACACCGCGCCAACGCAGAAGTCCGACACCGTCCTCGAGGTCAACGCGGGCGTCGCGGACGCGACCGGCGCCGTCCCCGGCGCGAAGCTGAAGTGGGTGGAGATCCCGGGACGCTGAACCCGCGCGGCGCGACATCGTGAAATGGAGGAGCTCGTCATCGACATCTTCGAGGAACTCGCGCGGCTCGTCGAACGAGACCAGGTCCTGCTGCTCACGCGGTGGCGGGCTCAGGTGCGACAACTCCCCTCGGCGCGGGGCCTGGACGCACCGACTCTCAACGACCACATCCCCGGCCTTCTGCTGGAACTGGTCGCCGCCCTCCGATCCGGCTCGGACAAGACGATCCCGCAGACGCTCCTCGAGGGAAGCCCCCCGACGCACGGCCTGCAGCGCGTCAAGGACGCATTCGACATCGAGGAGGTCGTCGCCGAGTACAACATCCTGCGCGACTGCATCCACGACCTGGCGGACCAGAACGGGCTGCCTCTGCAGGGGAAGCCGTTCCACGTCCTGAACCGCGTTCTCGACGAGGCGATCGGGCTGGCCGTGCGCGCGTTCGCAACCCAGAAGGCGTTCGAGGTGCAGCAGCGGCGGGAAGAGTACCTGGCGTTCGTGGCTCACGACCTGCGCAATCCCCTGAACGCAATCTCGCTGTCGGCGCGGGTCCTGGAATTGACGCTCGCCCCGGACGGCAGCGGCGGGCCGCGCGCGGCCCAGTTGTTCAGGACACTGAAGCGCAACGTGCAGGCGCTGGACGCCCTCGTGGGAAAGGTCATCGAGGAGAACACGAATCTTCGAGCCGAGGCAGGGATCAAGGTGGAGCGTCGCGAGTTCGATCTCTGGCCT includes:
- a CDS encoding PAS domain-containing protein, whose translation is MSSSRMRAFEPLHSMLRGFVVLRVVVVSTILLSAFLIQFTFSTALPLNDIYYLAAFAYSISIAAVLSLDRIPPEANAAIQLLGDLVVITGLVYISGGADSSFSFLYLGTVAAGAILLGRQGGLVSAGLASVFYAVLVDLMYFGALKPVPSAERTPHLWTAAGLVGQVALHAGAFVVTALLVSYSSNKLRETRTDLERRKSEIARLQALHGSVLGSMSSGVLTTDPDGLVTFANRAAQELLGVPSVDLVGRPVQSLGLIGEAAWRRIAAAGSEILRFETTRRIKDQDAYFGVSSSALRDGSGYTVGRILIFQNVTHVKRLEGEVRLKDKLAAVGELAAGIAHEIRNPLASISGSVQALQGSVPSGSPEHRLMKIVVAESHRLSSILEDFLRYVRPKERAVEPVDAPAALRDVLTLLAHSDEVSSRHAIDVRTAPDSFVLSADPGQLRQIFWNVARNALAAMPGGGTLTVTATLEGAVWKVSFADEGHGMTEDERGRLFTPFAHSFPGGTGLGLAIVHRIVEEHGGTIEVDSTPGRGATVAISLPRNDASTGARPTETALAAAEVP
- a CDS encoding sigma-54-dependent Fis family transcriptional regulator → MTAETGPHLLVVDDEAGIREMLTIVFQKEGYRVSAARGCVEGLALLDGEAPDLVLTDLKMPDGTGFDILKKVRESHRDTPVVMITAYSSTKTAVDALKQGAYDYIAKPFDVDELKHVVARALERKRLVEENVALKERADGRGMGPVVGVSRKMRALFELVARIGKTTSTVLITGDSGTGKELVARAIHVASARATRPFISINCGAMPENLLESELFGHERGAFTGAVKEKKGLFHEAEGGTLFLDEIGETSLTMQVKLLRALQERVVRRVGGNTEEPIDVRIICATNKDLQKKVAEGTFREDLYYRINVIPVLLPPLRERRDDIPHLVRHFLRKVSVEQGIAEKRITTEAMRLLEAYAWPGNVRELENLIERTVALEPGDVITTASLPDTFLHPAGLPPASSMEGFDLPADGLDLEAYLEWLGKRLMQQALERTGGIQIRAAELLRMSERSFRYYAKKYGIRREGEETSAAPEVVEEIES
- a CDS encoding DUF192 domain-containing protein, with the protein product MKRPARLVLAGLLLAAIACAADRGSTAAAPPAPSKAAAPVTGPRVVMPNGTVVSVELALTDTEKAQGLMFRESMPKNAGMVFPFEGLEIRPFWMKNCHFPLDLVYATKDGTVVEVIKALPPCPPDPAPCPNTAPTQKSDTVLEVNAGVADATGAVPGAKLKWVEIPGR
- a CDS encoding type II secretion system F family protein — protein: MAQFVWKGRTRQGATTGGVLVADSKDLAIADLRRRQIDVTTVKEKGKELAVPKLGMGKVNARRLAIFTRQFSVMIDAGLPLVQCLEILGNQQDSRLFQKIILAVRQDVEAGSSLAEAMRKHPKAFDDLFVNMVAAGEAGGILDTILRRLSTYIEKAVKLKGQVKTALIYPVSVLLVAAIVVFIILWKVIPTFAALFASLGAELPLPTRLVIKASNFVASYIIFIIAGIAAIMYALKRYYATYRGRRVIDGIVLKLPVLGDIMKKIAVARFCRTLATLTSSGVPILDGLEITAKTAGNAIVEDAIMGVRKSVEAGRTIAEPLGETKVFPSMVVQMIGVGEQTGALDAMLNKIAEFYEEEVDNAVNGLMKLMEPIMIAILGTVIGTIVVAMYMPMFDLISKIN
- a CDS encoding HAMP domain-containing histidine kinase, with translation MEELVIDIFEELARLVERDQVLLLTRWRAQVRQLPSARGLDAPTLNDHIPGLLLELVAALRSGSDKTIPQTLLEGSPPTHGLQRVKDAFDIEEVVAEYNILRDCIHDLADQNGLPLQGKPFHVLNRVLDEAIGLAVRAFATQKAFEVQQRREEYLAFVAHDLRNPLNAISLSARVLELTLAPDGSGGPRAAQLFRTLKRNVQALDALVGKVIEENTNLRAEAGIKVERREFDLWPLVEALLQDLQPVAEASGTRLTNAVPGDLVVYADANLIRRVFQNLIANAIAYTPKGEVVADARDATADGGVECFVRDDGQGIPADRIQAVFDKYETDPGKDGEGLGLAIVKSFVEAHGGTAAVESEPGAGSTFRFTLPPRPR